TCAGCACGCTGGGCCTTGTCCAGCCCGATACCGGCACCATTCTGGGCGCGGCCGAGGCGATCCCGGATTACCCGGCTTGTTCGCCCAAGGCCGTTCTGGAGCAAGCTTTTGGTCTCAAGGTGACGGTAGAGAACGACGTCAACTGCGTTGCGCTGGCCGAAGGCTGGACTGGCGCCGGTCAAGGCTGCGCGCATTTCATCGCCCTCACCGTGGGCACCGGTATCGGTGGCGGCATTGTGATCAACAACGCGCTGTATCGCGGCGCGCGGGCTGCGGCGGGCGAGTGGGGTTATATGCGCATCGACGGCAAGATGTGGGAGCGCCACGCCTCGACCGCTGCGCTGGTGCGCGCCATTGAAGCGGCAACCGGCGAGGGCGGCTGGAGTGGCGAGCGCATCATGGCCGCGTATGACGGTGGCGATGCCGTGGTTTGTGCTGTCGTTGTCCAGTGGCGCCAGTTGCTGGCGACTGGCATTGCCAACCTGATATACGCTTTCAATCCGCAACGCGTGATTGTTGGCGGCGGTATCAGCGCCCGCGGCGAACGGTTCCAGCAAGAGCTCAATCTCAGCGTTGATGAGGTGCTGGAGCCGGATTTTCGCGGCACAACAGAGATTCGCCTGGCCAGCGCCGGCAATCACGCCGGCATGATCGGCGCGGCCCGCAACTGGTTGTTGTCAAACGCCAGCGCCTGAATCCACCGCAGCCGACAAGCCAGCCCTGGCCACCCGCCCGCAGAGGCAACCGGAGACGAAATGAAAATCCTGTTCAACCACATCGGTTTCACCCCGCACGCCCGCAAGCTGGCCACCATTGATGCGCCAGCCGATGCAGACCTGCTCACTTTCAGTCTGTACAACGCGCAAAGCCGCCAGAAAGTGCTGTCCGGCCCCATTACCGTCAGCGGCACCGTAGATCAATGGAAAGACCGCCACTACTGGCAGGCCGATTTTTCTGCGGTGACAGCC
The Silvimonas iriomotensis genome window above contains:
- a CDS encoding ROK family protein encodes the protein MSSILAFDIGGTQIKYGLVGLDGAVSHVQTTATPAAKGGPAVLDHVCALAAPLVREHAPIGIAVSTLGLVQPDTGTILGAAEAIPDYPACSPKAVLEQAFGLKVTVENDVNCVALAEGWTGAGQGCAHFIALTVGTGIGGGIVINNALYRGARAAAGEWGYMRIDGKMWERHASTAALVRAIEAATGEGGWSGERIMAAYDGGDAVVCAVVVQWRQLLATGIANLIYAFNPQRVIVGGGISARGERFQQELNLSVDEVLEPDFRGTTEIRLASAGNHAGMIGAARNWLLSNASA